A single Cannabis sativa cultivar Pink pepper isolate KNU-18-1 chromosome 7, ASM2916894v1, whole genome shotgun sequence DNA region contains:
- the LOC115697671 gene encoding polygalacturonase-like, producing MATKLSLSLFLCPLLILINSTLFCDAAASYNVVMRFGAKSNGQSDSTEAFLQAWAAACASTESALIYVPKGRYLLRPLIFLGPCKSPHIMFRIDGTLVAPTDYRVLGGVENWINFKRVSSVTILGGSLDAKGPALWACKAKPNNSCPTGATTLTITYSNNIKIVGLLSLNSQMFHITINHCENVEIKGVRILAKENSPNTDGIHLQFSKNIAIFNSSVKTGDDCVSIGPGTQNLLIQRMACGPGHGISIGSLAKELEEEGVRNITVKEVVFTKTQNGVRIKSWARPSLGFVKEVQFFNIVMRNVRNPIIIDQNYCPHSIDCPNQVSGTKISDIVYRNIKGTSTKPIVMKFDCSSKYPCTGIVLEDVNLTSYDDTKVTQSICAHAHGKSVGLVLPSSCLLK from the exons ATGGCCACCAAACTAAGCTTGTCACTATTTCTTTGCCCATTACTAATATTGATCAACTCAACCCTATTTTGTGATGCTGCAGCATCTTACAATGTTGTCATGAGGTTCGGGGCCAAATCGAATGGCCAAAGTGACTCCACCGAGGCGTTTCTTCAAGCATGGGCTGCAGCGTGTGCCTCTACTGAGTCTGCTCTTATATATGTCCCGAAGGGTAGGTACTTGCTTCGGCCTCTTATTTTCTTAGGGCCATGCAAAAGCCCTCACATAATGTTTAGAATCGACGGAACCCTAGTGGCTCCGACGGACTACCGTGTGCTTGGTGGAGTTGAGAATTGGATTAATTTCAAAAGAGTGAGTAGTGTTACTATTCTTGGTGGCTCACTTGATGCCAAAGGACCTGCCTTGTGGGCTTGCAAAGCTAAACCCAACAACTCTTGCCCTACTGGAGCTACG ACTTTGACCATTACATACTCAAACAACATCAAAATCGTGGGACTCTTATCATTAAACAGTCAAATGTTCCACATTACAATAAATCATTGTGAAAATGTAGAGATAAAAGGAGTTAGAATATTAGCTAAGGAAAATAGCCCTAACACAGATGGCATTcatcttcaattttcaaaaaacatAGCAATATTTAACTCTTCAGTTAAAACTGGTGACGATTGTGTCTCAATTGGTCCGGGCACTCAAAACCTTTTGATTCAACGCATGGCATGTGGTCCTGGTCACGGCATTAGCATTGGAAGCCTTGCTAAAGAATTGGAAGAAGAAGGTGTTCGAAATATTACGGTTAAAGAAGTTGTTTTTACTAAAACCCAAAATGGGGTTAGGATAAAATCATGGGCTAGACCTAGTTTGGGATTTGTTAAGGAAGTTCAGTTCTTCAATATTGTCATGAGAAACGTTCGAAATCCTATTATTATTGATCAGAATTATTGTCCTCACAGTATCGATTGCCCTAATCAG GTATCAGGTACAAAAATAAGCGATATAGTATATCGAAACATCAAAGGAACATCTACAAAACCGATTGTGATGAAATTTGATTGTAGCAGTAAATATCCTTGCACTGGAATTGTACTTGAAGATGTGAATCTAACAAGTTATGATGATACTAAGGTGACCCAGTCCATTTGTGCCCATGCTCATGGAAAGTCTGTTGGCCTAGTTCTACCAAGTAGTTGTTTATTAAAGTGA